The window CTGCATATCCGGTCGGGGGCGTGTGCTTGTCGGCCAGCGGCTCCCATAGACGATGGACCAGACCTTCGCCGGTTTCGCACTCGATGTCCACGATTTGATCGGAGTCTGCACCCTGTTTGGCCAGGCGGATCATACAGTCGATATACGGATGGATCATGGTGCCGCAGGCATACGGTTTAAAAACGATCCGCTCCATCATCCATTCCTCTCCAACGCCCTCAATAAGATACTTATATTTCGGATCAGCCGTAGGGGCAAAAGCGCGAAAAAAGTTATGAGGGCCTTCGAAAACCTTTCGAGGGGCAAGAAAATTCTGGGCAGCAAATAAAGCCGCCCGCAGGCCCGACTGCGCCGCCCATCCGGGATGCAAGCGCTTTGTCCAGGCACCTTCCGACAGATATTCAATGATCCCGGAAGAAAGGCTTGCGCAAATGCCCAAAGCGGTCGCCATTTGTTTGTTGCTGAGCTGTAAAGCGGCGCAAACGCCGGCAGCCGCTCCGAAGGGACCGATAACGCCCACAGGATGAAAACACTGTTTATGTATTTTTCCGGGAGCCACATGATTCATACGACAAATGGTCTCAAGCCCGATGACAATACCCAGCAGCAAGTCCTTGCCGCTTCTCCCGAAGCGTTCACAAGCCGCCAGCACCGCGGGTATCACCATGGCAGCCACGCGGATCGGAGCACCTTCCAAGGTGTCGTCAAAATCTTCGCCGTGGATGGCAACGCCGTTTATCAGAGCGGCTCCAGCGGAATCAAGACCGCGGGCATGACCGATAGCGGTGCAGTCGCCCTGCCCGTCCCAGCCATTGAGCAACTGCCGGGTATATTCCTTTTGCCTGGCCGTCACGCAAAGACCGGCAACATCCAT is drawn from Desulfobacterales bacterium and contains these coding sequences:
- a CDS encoding MmgE/PrpD family protein, with the protein product MIENSGTADQTLSEIFSDKLSGVRLAQLPQKAKDVAVNDFMDVAGLCVTARQKEYTRQLLNGWDGQGDCTAIGHARGLDSAGAALINGVAIHGEDFDDTLEGAPIRVAAMVIPAVLAACERFGRSGKDLLLGIVIGLETICRMNHVAPGKIHKQCFHPVGVIGPFGAAAGVCAALQLSNKQMATALGICASLSSGIIEYLSEGAWTKRLHPGWAAQSGLRAALFAAQNFLAPRKVFEGPHNFFRAFAPTADPKYKYLIEGVGEEWMMERIVFKPYACGTMIHPYIDCMIRLAKQGADSDQIVDIECETGEGLVHRLWEPLADKHTPPTGYAAKFSMPWCMAVGFFEGDAGLNQFTDEKVKKPEILKLSSKIHYVIDPENEYPDNYSGHIKVTFRDGTVKELRQPHMRGGVKEPLTRDELIAKFFSNVAYGGWNRALGEKL